From one Hominilimicola fabiformis genomic stretch:
- a CDS encoding RNA-guided endonuclease InsQ/TnpB family protein translates to MIKSIKVRLNPNNKQSTKLFQYAGCARFAYNWAISREQDNYKQGNKFLSDSELRKEFTQLKKQSEYQWLNEVSNNVTKQAIKDACNTYKRFFKGQCKYPEFKSKKHSTPSFYQDNIKIQFTDTHVKVESFSMSKKQNKQKLNWIKLCEKGRIPTGCKYMNPRFTYDGLYWYVSIGIEVNDNTTLPSNEGIGIDLGIKHLAICSDGNTYKNINKTQTVKKLEKKKRRLQRSISRKYEKNKKGANYCKTSNIIKREKELLKLNHRLTNVRQNYLHQTTSEIVKREPSFICIEDLNVSGMMKNKHLSKAVQQQGFYEFRRQIEYKAMWNNIPVVIADRFFPSSKLCSCCGSIKKDLKLSDRIYKCECGNVIDRDYQAALNLKQYGENVLKQQSVA, encoded by the coding sequence ATGATAAAGTCAATAAAAGTGAGATTGAATCCAAATAATAAACAATCGACTAAGTTGTTTCAATATGCAGGCTGTGCTAGATTTGCTTATAATTGGGCTATTTCAAGAGAACAGGATAATTATAAGCAAGGGAACAAATTTTTATCAGATAGTGAATTGCGAAAAGAATTTACACAATTAAAGAAACAGTCTGAATATCAATGGCTGAATGAAGTAAGCAATAATGTAACAAAACAAGCAATTAAAGATGCTTGTAATACTTATAAGAGATTCTTCAAAGGACAATGTAAATATCCTGAATTTAAGAGTAAGAAACACTCTACTCCATCTTTTTATCAAGACAATATAAAAATTCAGTTTACCGATACCCATGTGAAAGTTGAAAGTTTTTCAATGAGTAAAAAACAGAATAAACAAAAGTTAAACTGGATTAAACTTTGTGAAAAAGGAAGAATACCAACTGGCTGTAAATACATGAATCCACGTTTTACTTATGACGGATTATATTGGTATGTGTCAATTGGTATTGAAGTTAATGATAATACTACTCTTCCATCAAATGAAGGTATTGGAATTGATTTAGGAATAAAGCATTTAGCAATATGTTCTGATGGCAATACATACAAGAACATAAACAAAACGCAAACGGTAAAGAAATTAGAAAAGAAAAAACGCAGGTTACAGCGTTCCATATCAAGAAAATATGAGAAAAATAAGAAAGGAGCAAATTACTGTAAAACAAGTAACATTATAAAAAGAGAAAAAGAACTTTTAAAACTAAATCACAGACTAACAAATGTTCGTCAAAACTATTTACACCAAACAACATCTGAGATAGTGAAACGAGAACCAAGTTTCATTTGTATTGAAGATTTGAATGTAAGTGGAATGATGAAGAATAAACATTTATCCAAAGCAGTACAACAGCAAGGTTTTTATGAATTTAGAAGACAGATTGAATACAAGGCTATGTGGAACAATATACCAGTTGTTATAGCCGATAGATTTTTTCCAAGTTCTAAATTATGTAGTTGTTGTGGAAGTATTAAAAAAGATTTAAAGTTGTCTGACCGTATTTACAAATGTGAATGTGGAAATGTAATTGATAGAGATTATCAGGCGGCTTTGAATCTAAAACAGTATGGAGAAAATGTCCTAAAACAACAATCTGTAGCATAA